The Clostridioides sp. ES-S-0010-02 genome window below encodes:
- a CDS encoding sigma-70 family RNA polymerase sigma factor — translation MEDKLIIKNIIKKKEKGMEMLIDEYGNFIASIVRRTLMNAKIYEEECIDDVLLAIWNNIEKFDNEKNSFKNWIGSISKYRAINYRKKYISSNTYLNIEHEEIPYIDKELSMREIEEEINDLIGTLNDKDAEIFRRYYLEDVSLKDIAIQNETTVENLHNRLSRGRKKLRLHLNKKKV, via the coding sequence TTGGAGGATAAATTGATAATTAAAAATATAATAAAGAAAAAAGAAAAGGGTATGGAAATGCTTATAGATGAGTATGGGAATTTTATAGCATCTATAGTTAGAAGGACTCTTATGAATGCTAAAATTTATGAGGAAGAATGTATTGATGATGTGCTTTTGGCAATTTGGAATAACATAGAAAAATTTGATAATGAAAAAAACTCTTTTAAAAACTGGATAGGTTCTATTTCTAAATACAGAGCGATTAATTATAGGAAAAAGTATATAAGTAGTAACACTTATTTAAATATAGAACATGAAGAAATACCATATATAGATAAAGAGTTGAGTATGAGAGAAATTGAAGAGGAAATAAATGACCTTATAGGCACATTAAATGATAAAGATGCAGAAATTTTTAGAAGATATTATTTAGAAGATGTATCACTAAAGGATATAGCTATACAAAATGAAACCACCGTTGAAAACTTACATAATAGATTATCAAGAGGAAGAAAGAAGTTGAGGCTGCATTTAAATAAAAAGAAAGTTTAG
- the hpt gene encoding hypoxanthine phosphoribosyltransferase → MDIETKKWEVLYSEEKINDKLKELGAIIEKDYKDKNLMIVSLLKGSFIFCADLVRNINLPLRVNFMTTSSYGNSEESTGTVKVVSDVTTDIKGYDVLVVDDITDSALTMDFVLKHLKAKNPASLKCCVLLDKPSRRKVDLVPDYCGFEIEDKFVVGYGFDFGDYYRNVPYIFNVTDEDR, encoded by the coding sequence ATGGATATAGAAACAAAAAAATGGGAAGTATTGTATTCAGAAGAAAAAATTAATGATAAATTAAAAGAATTAGGAGCAATTATAGAGAAGGACTACAAAGATAAAAATCTTATGATTGTGTCTCTATTAAAAGGAAGTTTTATATTTTGTGCAGATTTAGTTAGAAATATAAACTTACCTCTTAGAGTCAACTTTATGACTACTTCTAGTTATGGAAACAGTGAAGAAAGCACTGGAACAGTTAAGGTTGTTTCAGATGTAACTACTGATATAAAAGGATATGATGTATTGGTTGTAGACGATATTACTGACTCTGCCTTAACTATGGATTTTGTTTTAAAGCATCTAAAAGCTAAAAATCCTGCTAGTTTAAAATGTTGTGTACTTTTAGACAAGCCAAGCAGAAGAAAGGTTGATTTAGTACCAGATTATTGTGGGTTTGAGATAGAAGACAAATTCGTAGTAGGATATGGATTTGATTTTGGGGATTACTATAGGAATGTTCCTTATATATTTAATGTAACTGATGAAGATAGATAA
- a CDS encoding serine dehydratase subunit alpha family protein — translation MRDIRKELVEMLKAEVKPAVGCTEPVALALACAKAKELLGEEIVENHMLVSPSIYKNGMCVGIPGTERLGLKIAAALGIIGGHSENGLSVLETLTKEEVKIAEDYMDNTPLSITPADTREKVFIEVALKGANHNAKVRIRTKHDNFTFLEKDGEVLLDNEPKVSVSNASAEKVESLMDTVTIQELIKNVEGIDFKDIEFLLDGVKMNEEMAEYGLKQKTGIGVGYGIKKSMEEGLLGNDVINYAMMLTAGASDARMAGVKMPVMSSNGSGNHGLTAILPIVAYNKKFPQSDERLAKALAISHLVTGYIKNYTGRLSAVCGCGVAASTGATAGISWLMDGSEKQIEGAIENMIADLSGMICDGAKAGCALKLSSAASAAIQSAIIAKQDCFVPPLNGIVGSSVEQSIQNLGRVSDKGMSITDEIILNVMNDMNKVD, via the coding sequence ATGAGAGATATAAGAAAAGAATTAGTGGAAATGTTAAAAGCAGAGGTTAAACCAGCAGTAGGATGTACTGAGCCAGTAGCTTTAGCTCTAGCATGTGCAAAGGCAAAAGAATTACTAGGAGAAGAAATAGTAGAAAATCATATGTTAGTTAGCCCTAGTATCTATAAAAATGGTATGTGTGTAGGTATACCAGGAACTGAAAGATTAGGATTAAAAATAGCAGCAGCTCTAGGGATAATAGGAGGACATTCTGAAAACGGATTAAGTGTATTAGAAACTTTAACAAAGGAAGAAGTTAAAATAGCAGAAGATTATATGGACAATACTCCTTTATCAATAACACCTGCTGATACAAGAGAGAAAGTTTTTATAGAAGTTGCATTAAAAGGAGCAAATCATAATGCTAAAGTTAGAATAAGAACTAAACATGATAACTTTACATTTTTAGAAAAAGATGGAGAAGTATTATTGGATAATGAACCAAAAGTATCAGTTTCAAATGCTTCAGCAGAAAAAGTTGAGAGCTTAATGGATACTGTAACTATACAAGAATTAATAAAGAATGTAGAAGGCATTGATTTCAAAGATATAGAGTTTTTACTAGATGGAGTAAAAATGAATGAAGAAATGGCTGAATATGGATTGAAACAAAAGACTGGAATTGGTGTTGGATACGGAATCAAAAAGTCTATGGAAGAAGGTCTTTTAGGTAATGATGTTATAAACTATGCAATGATGTTAACTGCTGGAGCTTCAGATGCAAGAATGGCAGGAGTAAAAATGCCTGTTATGAGTTCAAATGGTAGTGGAAATCACGGATTAACAGCAATTCTTCCAATTGTTGCTTACAACAAAAAATTCCCACAATCTGATGAAAGACTAGCAAAAGCTTTAGCTATATCTCATTTAGTAACTGGTTATATTAAGAATTATACAGGTAGATTATCTGCTGTATGTGGCTGTGGAGTTGCAGCATCTACTGGAGCAACTGCTGGTATATCTTGGCTTATGGATGGAAGCGAAAAACAAATAGAAGGTGCAATAGAAAATATGATAGCTGACTTAAGTGGAATGATATGCGACGGAGCAAAAGCTGGTTGTGCATTAAAATTATCATCTGCTGCATCTGCTGCAATACAAAGTGCTATAATAGCTAAGCAAGACTGTTTTGTACCACCATTAAATGGTATAGTTGGTTCAAGTGTTGAGCAAAGTATACAAAACTTAGGAAGAGTAAGTGATAAAGGTATGTCTATAACAGATGAGATAATATTAAATGTAATGAATGACATGAATAAAGTTGATTAA